The following are from one region of the Sandaracinus amylolyticus genome:
- a CDS encoding AMP-dependent synthetase/ligase — protein sequence MRNLVECYQRSCERFADRPVLGTKGASTWIWTTYGELGSEIDSVRGGLASLGIGKGDVVAIISGNRVEWAVACYATYGLEATFVPMYEAQRVDEWKHILGDCEAKLVIASTREIFDRLLAMQPELPALQYVIGIDLPEDDPRSFATLAREGVASPVPARSPDPSVTAGLIYTSGTTGKPKGVILSHGNLASNVVAMSRVFPLEPTDRTLSFLPWAHSFGQVAELHLAVSIGASLALNDALPRLLENLSEVRPTLLVAVPRIFNRIYESVNEQIRRRPAPIRRLFDDGVRSAKRRTHGERLSLLERAELAIDDKLIFAKIRERFGGRLRCVISASAALSPEVAEFVDAIGLPVYEGYGLTETSPAVTVNTPAHRKIGSVGKPLPGVRVVIDESKGDVPGQGEVVVYGPNVMRGYHRRPEETASVLTADGGLRTGDLGRFDEDGYLFITGRIKEQFKLENGKYVMPAPLEEKIKLSPYVANVLIHGSNRPYVVAVVAPDVDAVRRWAQERGVALGDLTSDPRVRELMLREVDARSAGFAGFEVPKKVLVVGEDFTTDNDLLTPTLKLKRRNAEVRFARGLDQLYREPLTTPEPVVAP from the coding sequence ATGCGCAACCTCGTCGAGTGCTACCAGAGGAGCTGCGAGCGCTTCGCCGATCGCCCGGTGCTCGGCACGAAGGGCGCGTCGACGTGGATCTGGACGACCTACGGCGAGCTCGGATCGGAGATCGACTCGGTGCGCGGCGGGCTCGCGTCGCTCGGCATCGGGAAGGGCGACGTGGTCGCGATCATCTCGGGGAATCGCGTCGAATGGGCCGTCGCCTGCTACGCGACGTACGGCCTCGAGGCGACGTTCGTCCCGATGTACGAGGCGCAGCGTGTCGACGAGTGGAAGCACATCCTCGGCGACTGCGAAGCGAAGCTGGTGATCGCGTCCACGCGCGAGATCTTCGATCGGCTGCTCGCGATGCAGCCCGAGCTGCCGGCGCTGCAGTACGTGATCGGGATCGATCTGCCCGAGGACGATCCGCGGTCCTTCGCCACGCTCGCACGCGAGGGAGTGGCGTCGCCGGTGCCCGCGCGCTCGCCCGACCCGAGCGTCACGGCCGGTCTGATCTACACGTCGGGCACCACCGGCAAGCCCAAGGGCGTGATCCTGAGCCACGGCAACCTCGCGTCGAACGTCGTCGCGATGAGCCGTGTGTTCCCGCTCGAGCCGACCGATCGCACGCTCTCGTTCCTGCCTTGGGCGCACTCGTTCGGACAGGTCGCCGAGCTGCACCTCGCGGTGAGCATCGGCGCGTCGCTCGCGCTGAACGACGCGCTGCCGCGCCTGCTCGAGAACCTGAGCGAGGTGCGCCCGACGCTGCTCGTCGCGGTGCCGCGGATCTTCAACCGCATCTACGAGTCGGTGAACGAGCAGATCCGGCGTCGGCCCGCGCCGATCCGCCGGCTCTTCGACGACGGCGTGCGCAGCGCGAAGCGACGCACGCACGGCGAGCGCTTGAGCCTCCTCGAGCGCGCGGAGCTCGCGATCGACGACAAGCTGATCTTCGCGAAGATCCGCGAGCGCTTCGGAGGTCGGCTCCGCTGCGTGATCAGCGCGAGCGCGGCGCTGAGCCCGGAGGTCGCGGAGTTCGTCGATGCGATCGGGCTGCCCGTCTACGAGGGCTACGGCCTGACCGAGACCAGCCCCGCGGTGACGGTGAACACGCCGGCGCACCGGAAGATCGGCAGCGTGGGAAAGCCGCTGCCCGGCGTGCGCGTGGTGATCGACGAGTCGAAGGGCGACGTGCCGGGGCAGGGCGAGGTGGTCGTGTACGGACCGAACGTCATGCGCGGCTATCACCGTCGTCCCGAGGAGACCGCGAGCGTGCTCACCGCCGATGGCGGCCTGCGCACCGGCGATCTCGGGCGTTTCGACGAGGACGGCTACCTGTTCATCACCGGCCGCATCAAGGAGCAGTTCAAGCTCGAGAACGGCAAGTACGTGATGCCCGCGCCGCTCGAGGAGAAGATCAAGCTCTCGCCCTACGTGGCGAACGTGCTGATCCACGGCTCGAACCGTCCGTACGTCGTCGCGGTGGTCGCGCCCGACGTCGACGCGGTGCGCCGGTGGGCGCAGGAGCGTGGCGTCGCGCTCGGCGATCTCACGAGCGATCCGCGGGTGCGCGAGCTGATGCTCCGCGAGGTCGACGCACGCAGCGCGGGCTTCGCAGGGTTCGAGGTGCCGAAGAAGGTGCTCGTCGTCGGCGAGGACTTCACGACCGACAACGACCTCCTCACGCCGACGCTGAAGCTGAAGCGGCGCAACGCCGAGGTGCGCTTCGCGCGCGGGCTCGATCAGCTCTATCGCGAGCCGCTCACGACCCCCGAGCCGGTCGTCGCGCCGTAG
- a CDS encoding DUF1592 domain-containing protein: MAVRSSQHAGRRNVAPPRRARTIASWTLALGCALAGCEGNLFDGPSGPRGTSRPDTPNPTVLTPAPAMLHRLTRAEYEQTIRDLFPAGTTVPGDLPNDTLLHGFSTVGASELTIPPLEVEQYESSANALATQMLADPARRTAFFGCDVASEGEPCLRAFIVRFGRLAWRRALEPGEVEALVSIATDTGAMLRDAWRGAGFALSAILQSPHFLFRVERGEPDPSERTRLRYTGFEMASRLSYFLWGSTPDEELLRAAAAGELVTEDGLRAQVTRMTRDPRARAAMTRFWGEFMQLERLDTVSKDPELFPMFTPSLRASMRAEIDAIFADVYERDADVREVFSTDVTFVDAELAAHYGLPAPPDGARMRTTLPAEQHRGGVMGRAGVLSMWAHATLTSPTFRGKFVRANLLCQDIPPPPPGISTELPEGSGEPETLRQRLDRHRTDPVCAGCHTLMDPLGFTLEHFDPVGRFRDLDNGLPIDASGDVDGVAVDGADELGAHLAGSDRVGACFTRRFYRWASGHLETRGEQVEIERLAREFASAGHRMSALIELVVLSPGFRYASYAPGDCEDGETRDCTNACGAGTQACERGAWTACSAPSGTTETCNAVDDDCDGTTDEGVARACTTECGAGVETCVAGSFTACSARTPTTETCSHADDDCDGRVDEGFAPQSVASTYTALREHHPVCDGATRSGLECNEAIHGLCGSAAGTCGSSGFGPVENSGDVAHVACVSATLRTTTFAELASHHAGCDGATERLGMQCNAAIHRYCAAAGLTTGYGPVRVSGDGVTVACTPGAETIGTTYTALSAIHAACTATSRIGRDCNAAIHRFCRSRGAVSGYGPLENGGDELQVACVR; this comes from the coding sequence ATGGCCGTTCGTTCGAGCCAGCACGCGGGACGCCGCAACGTCGCGCCACCACGGCGCGCCCGTACGATCGCATCCTGGACGCTCGCGCTGGGCTGCGCGCTCGCGGGGTGCGAGGGCAACCTCTTCGACGGCCCGAGCGGACCGCGCGGCACCTCGCGACCCGACACGCCGAATCCAACCGTGCTCACGCCCGCGCCCGCGATGCTGCATCGCCTGACGCGCGCCGAGTACGAGCAGACGATCCGCGATCTCTTCCCGGCGGGCACCACCGTCCCGGGCGATCTCCCGAACGACACGCTGCTGCACGGCTTCAGCACCGTCGGCGCGTCGGAGCTCACGATCCCGCCGCTCGAGGTCGAGCAGTACGAGTCCTCGGCGAACGCGCTCGCGACGCAGATGCTCGCCGATCCCGCACGCCGCACCGCGTTCTTCGGGTGCGACGTCGCGAGCGAGGGCGAGCCCTGCCTGCGCGCGTTCATCGTGCGCTTCGGTCGTCTCGCGTGGCGCCGCGCGCTCGAGCCGGGCGAGGTCGAGGCACTGGTCTCGATCGCGACCGACACCGGCGCGATGCTGCGCGACGCGTGGCGCGGCGCCGGGTTCGCGCTCTCCGCGATCCTGCAGTCGCCGCACTTCCTCTTCCGCGTCGAGCGCGGTGAGCCCGATCCGAGCGAGCGCACGCGGCTCCGCTACACCGGCTTCGAGATGGCGAGCCGCCTCTCGTACTTCCTGTGGGGGAGCACGCCCGACGAAGAGCTGCTGCGCGCGGCCGCGGCGGGCGAGCTCGTGACCGAAGACGGCCTGCGCGCGCAGGTGACGCGCATGACCCGCGACCCTCGGGCGCGCGCTGCGATGACGCGCTTCTGGGGCGAGTTCATGCAGCTCGAGCGGCTCGACACGGTGAGCAAGGATCCCGAGCTCTTCCCGATGTTCACGCCGTCCCTGCGCGCGTCGATGCGCGCGGAGATCGACGCGATCTTCGCCGATGTCTACGAGCGCGACGCCGACGTGCGCGAGGTGTTCTCGACCGACGTCACGTTCGTCGACGCCGAGCTCGCCGCGCACTACGGCCTGCCCGCGCCGCCCGACGGAGCGCGCATGCGCACCACGCTTCCCGCCGAGCAGCACCGCGGCGGCGTGATGGGACGCGCCGGCGTGCTCTCGATGTGGGCCCACGCGACGCTCACTTCGCCCACGTTCCGCGGCAAATTCGTGCGCGCGAACCTGCTCTGTCAGGACATCCCGCCGCCGCCGCCCGGCATCTCGACCGAGCTGCCCGAAGGAAGCGGCGAGCCCGAGACCCTGCGCCAGCGCCTCGATCGCCACCGCACCGATCCCGTCTGCGCGGGCTGCCACACGCTGATGGATCCGCTCGGCTTCACGCTCGAGCACTTCGATCCCGTCGGTCGCTTCCGCGACCTCGACAACGGGCTCCCGATCGACGCGAGCGGCGACGTCGACGGTGTCGCGGTCGACGGCGCGGACGAGCTCGGGGCGCACCTCGCGGGGAGCGATCGTGTCGGCGCGTGCTTCACGCGTCGCTTCTATCGCTGGGCGTCGGGCCACCTCGAGACGCGCGGCGAGCAGGTCGAGATCGAGCGCCTCGCGCGCGAGTTCGCGAGCGCCGGGCATCGCATGAGCGCGCTGATCGAGCTCGTCGTGCTCTCGCCCGGGTTCCGCTACGCGAGCTACGCGCCGGGCGACTGCGAGGACGGAGAGACGCGCGACTGCACCAACGCGTGCGGCGCCGGAACGCAGGCGTGCGAGCGCGGCGCATGGACCGCGTGCAGTGCGCCGAGCGGCACCACCGAGACCTGCAACGCGGTCGACGACGACTGCGACGGCACCACCGACGAGGGCGTCGCGCGCGCGTGCACCACCGAGTGCGGCGCGGGCGTCGAGACCTGCGTCGCGGGCTCGTTCACCGCGTGCAGCGCGCGCACCCCGACCACCGAGACCTGCAGCCACGCCGACGACGACTGCGATGGACGCGTCGACGAGGGCTTCGCGCCGCAGTCGGTCGCGAGCACGTACACCGCGCTGCGCGAGCACCATCCGGTCTGCGACGGCGCGACGCGCAGCGGGCTCGAGTGCAACGAGGCGATCCACGGCCTCTGCGGATCGGCCGCGGGCACCTGCGGATCGAGCGGCTTCGGACCGGTCGAGAACAGCGGCGACGTCGCGCACGTCGCGTGCGTGAGCGCGACGCTGCGGACCACGACGTTCGCCGAGCTCGCGTCGCACCACGCGGGGTGTGATGGCGCGACCGAGCGCCTCGGCATGCAGTGCAACGCCGCGATCCACCGCTACTGCGCGGCCGCGGGGCTCACGACCGGCTACGGCCCAGTGCGCGTCTCGGGCGACGGCGTCACGGTCGCGTGCACGCCGGGCGCCGAGACGATCGGCACGACGTACACCGCGCTCTCGGCGATCCATGCGGCGTGCACCGCGACCTCGCGCATCGGGCGCGACTGCAACGCCGCGATCCATCGCTTCTGCAGATCGCGCGGCGCGGTCAGCGGATACGGGCCGCTCGAGAACGGCGGCGACGAGCTCCAGGTCGCGTGCGTGCGGTGA
- a CDS encoding POTRA domain-containing protein — protein sequence MIVRSALLAWLLLVAVLVAPARADVPSELAGRPIAELTIEGGATESELADAGLVRGERLDRRRVRDAIAHLLASGRWADVQIDAAITDGGVALSVRLTPRIVITRIELRGNSAIDDDELRASLRVREGGELEPGELPAMAEAAQELYASRGFVRADVSLRLRDTDDPARKVLLAEVVENEPMRVRGVVWDGAEDAPETEHAWDELGLHDGDVLDRRRLDEGVRRVETRLREHGWLEARLGEPALQPAERGVVIHVPLELGRHYRVELHGHAPVDEDTVNEVLHLADEPLGPPVISAVRERIVEVYRRHGFHRASVEIRRTRDPQRIDQRRAALLSIEVTPGTQLQVIGVSFPGASHFETDFLRDQIDSYLEEDLPSPELFWPVDSEVVDRIGLSGQRTRARRQVPADVEVVPARIWFEPTYAEAASHIQELYQAAGFLAARVGTPELRELEDDRAVVVVPVFEGPRTLVYDVRVHGNEIAGTRELLDAAQIARGDAFGYLPLEQARRRVRDLYAERGHLFARVDPQVRFSPDGERAEIVFEIVERFPVHVGEIRIEGATSTDLGLVRDVVALRSGDLYRPSQARESEERLRTLGVFASVNVAPADPDLAERVKPVIVTVSERDPQVVGLSAGFATGEGARGTFEYQYRNLLGLALTLTLRIQLAYQLFFQDQELEESITQLSALNRLERRITVGIGVPWIPGLPNVRGALDLAHIRDNERDFGYDKNGITLSFTWVPERVFALTLSGEIEHNGIQLFDQRSLQELLEDAIERGDVRAQRLLRVPQGNTAIGSTRLTGSLDLRDNPFTPTRGIFAAGGMELVHSIASEQLPPQEGLPPQPPFFSNFLKLTLGLSGYVPITEGWVLALQARGGIVAHLETGSQTYPNRAFYMGGVDTLRGFLQDQVIPEDQARLVRESGIDPVDITRTGDLFYLFRSELRFPIVDALQGGVFLDVGNVWAVVSNVDELAVRWSAGLGLRIATPVGPIALDYGFNLDRREDLGEPFGSLHFSIGLF from the coding sequence GTGATCGTTCGTTCGGCGCTCCTCGCGTGGCTGCTGCTGGTCGCGGTGCTCGTCGCACCGGCGCGCGCCGACGTGCCTTCGGAGCTCGCGGGGCGGCCGATCGCGGAGCTCACGATCGAAGGCGGCGCGACCGAGAGCGAGCTCGCGGACGCGGGCCTCGTGCGCGGGGAGCGGCTCGATCGACGGCGCGTGCGCGACGCGATCGCGCACCTGCTCGCGTCGGGGCGCTGGGCCGACGTGCAGATCGACGCGGCGATCACCGACGGGGGCGTGGCGCTCTCGGTGCGGCTCACGCCGCGCATCGTGATCACGCGCATCGAGCTGCGCGGGAACTCGGCGATCGACGACGACGAGCTGCGCGCGTCGCTGCGGGTGCGCGAGGGCGGCGAGCTCGAGCCGGGCGAGCTGCCCGCGATGGCGGAAGCGGCGCAGGAGCTCTACGCGTCGCGTGGCTTCGTGCGCGCCGACGTGAGCCTTCGCCTGCGCGACACCGACGATCCCGCGCGCAAGGTGCTGCTCGCCGAGGTCGTCGAGAACGAGCCGATGCGCGTGCGCGGCGTGGTGTGGGACGGCGCGGAGGACGCGCCGGAGACCGAGCACGCGTGGGACGAGCTCGGGCTGCACGACGGAGACGTGCTCGATCGACGTCGTCTCGACGAAGGCGTGCGCCGCGTCGAGACGCGCCTGCGCGAGCACGGCTGGCTCGAGGCGCGGCTCGGCGAGCCCGCGCTGCAGCCCGCCGAGCGCGGCGTCGTGATCCACGTGCCGCTGGAGCTCGGTCGTCACTACCGCGTCGAGCTGCACGGCCACGCGCCGGTCGACGAGGACACCGTCAACGAGGTGCTGCACCTCGCCGACGAGCCCCTCGGACCGCCGGTGATCAGCGCGGTGCGCGAGCGCATCGTGGAGGTCTACCGTCGGCACGGCTTCCACCGCGCGAGCGTCGAGATCCGGCGCACCCGCGATCCCCAGCGCATCGATCAGCGCCGCGCCGCGCTGCTCTCGATCGAGGTCACGCCGGGCACGCAGCTGCAGGTGATCGGCGTCTCGTTCCCCGGCGCGTCGCACTTCGAGACGGACTTCCTGCGCGATCAGATCGACAGCTACCTCGAGGAGGATCTGCCCTCGCCCGAGCTCTTCTGGCCGGTCGACTCCGAGGTCGTCGATCGCATCGGGCTCAGCGGTCAGCGCACCCGCGCGCGACGCCAGGTGCCCGCCGACGTCGAGGTCGTGCCGGCGCGCATCTGGTTCGAGCCGACCTACGCCGAGGCGGCGTCGCACATCCAGGAGCTCTATCAGGCCGCGGGCTTCCTCGCGGCGCGCGTGGGCACGCCCGAGCTGCGCGAGCTCGAGGACGATCGCGCGGTCGTCGTGGTGCCGGTGTTCGAAGGACCACGCACGCTCGTCTACGACGTGCGGGTGCACGGCAACGAGATCGCGGGGACGCGCGAGCTGCTCGATGCCGCGCAGATCGCCCGCGGCGATGCGTTCGGATACCTGCCGCTCGAGCAGGCGAGACGCCGTGTGCGCGACCTCTATGCGGAGCGCGGTCACCTCTTCGCGCGCGTCGATCCCCAGGTGCGCTTCTCGCCCGACGGAGAGCGCGCCGAGATCGTGTTCGAGATCGTCGAGCGCTTCCCGGTGCACGTCGGCGAGATCCGCATCGAGGGCGCGACGTCCACCGATCTCGGCCTCGTCCGCGACGTGGTCGCGCTGCGCAGCGGCGATCTCTATCGTCCTTCGCAGGCGCGCGAGAGCGAGGAGCGGCTGCGCACGCTCGGCGTGTTCGCGAGCGTGAACGTCGCGCCCGCGGATCCCGATCTCGCAGAGCGCGTGAAGCCAGTGATCGTCACGGTGAGCGAGCGCGATCCCCAGGTCGTCGGGCTCAGCGCGGGGTTCGCCACCGGCGAGGGCGCGCGCGGCACCTTCGAGTACCAGTACCGCAACCTGCTCGGCCTCGCGCTCACGCTCACGCTGCGCATCCAGCTCGCGTACCAGCTCTTCTTCCAGGACCAAGAGCTCGAGGAGTCGATCACGCAGCTCAGCGCGCTCAACCGCCTCGAGCGCCGCATCACGGTCGGCATCGGCGTGCCGTGGATCCCGGGGCTGCCCAACGTGCGCGGCGCGCTCGACCTCGCACACATCCGCGACAACGAGCGCGACTTCGGATACGACAAGAACGGCATCACGCTCTCGTTCACGTGGGTCCCCGAGCGCGTCTTCGCGCTCACGCTCTCCGGCGAGATCGAGCACAACGGGATCCAGCTCTTCGATCAGCGCTCGCTGCAGGAGCTGCTCGAGGACGCGATCGAGCGCGGCGACGTGCGCGCGCAGCGCCTGCTGCGCGTCCCCCAGGGCAACACCGCGATCGGCAGCACGCGCCTCACGGGCTCGCTCGATCTGCGCGACAACCCGTTCACGCCGACGCGCGGCATCTTCGCGGCGGGCGGCATGGAGCTCGTGCACAGCATCGCGAGCGAGCAGCTTCCGCCGCAGGAAGGCCTGCCGCCGCAGCCGCCGTTCTTCTCGAACTTCCTGAAGCTCACGCTCGGGCTCTCGGGCTACGTGCCGATCACCGAGGGCTGGGTGCTCGCGCTGCAGGCGCGCGGCGGCATCGTCGCGCACCTCGAGACCGGCTCGCAGACGTACCCGAACCGCGCGTTCTACATGGGCGGCGTCGACACGCTGCGCGGCTTCCTGCAGGACCAGGTGATCCCCGAGGACCAGGCGCGCCTCGTGCGCGAGAGCGGGATCGATCCGGTCGACATCACGCGCACCGGCGACCTCTTCTATCTGTTCCGCTCGGAGCTGCGCTTCCCGATCGTCGACGCGCTCCAGGGCGGCGTGTTCCTCGACGTCGGCAACGTGTGGGCAGTGGTGTCGAACGTCGACGAGCTCGCGGTGCGATGGAGCGCGGGGCTCGGCCTGCGCATCGCGACGCCGGTCGGCCCGATCGCGCTCGACTACGGGTTCAACCTCGATCGACGCGAAGATCTCGGCGAGCCCTTCGGCTCGCTGCACTTCTCGATCGGCCTCTTCTAG